Proteins from a genomic interval of Zingiber officinale cultivar Zhangliang chromosome 1B, Zo_v1.1, whole genome shotgun sequence:
- the LOC122051143 gene encoding probable carboxylesterase 13, which translates to MDPDSEVVFDFPPFLRLYKNGSVHRLVGNDYIPAGIDPSTGVVSKDVLIDPSTVLSARLYLRGRSASTRRPILVYCHGGAFVIESAFSPTYHTFLNNLVAQTDVVAVSIEYRRAPEHPLPAAYDDAFTVLRWVASHAEAGGGSGQTWLAERGDFGRLFLAGDSAGGNIAHNILVRTRAEPLENEVKVAGLLLIHPFFWGKEAVGSEPTDPVFRQWLETTWGFVCGWSAGIEDPRVDPFRDEAALRELPCRRVLVSITEMDWFRERGKEYYERLRASGWEGEAELVETAEEEHVYFLSKPKCDKALAEMARFVAFIARD; encoded by the coding sequence ATGGATCCCGACTCCGAGGTTGTCTTCGACTTCCCACCCTTTCTCCGCCTCTACAAGAACGGGAGCGTCCATCGCCTCGTCGGCAACGACTACATCCCCGCCGGCATCGATCCCTCCACCGGCGTCGTTTCGAAGGACGTCCTCATCGACCCGAGCACCGTCCTCTCCGCCCGCCTCTACCTCCGCGGGCGCTCCGCCTCCACCCGCCGCCCCATCTTAGTCTACTGCCACGGAGGCGCCTTCGTCATCGAGTCCGCCTTCTCCCCTACCTACCACACCTTCCTCAACAACCTCGTCGCCCAGACCGACGTCGTCGCCGTCTCGATCGAATACCGCCGCGCCCCCGAGCACCCGCTCCCCGCCGCGTACGATGACGCCTTCACGGTGCTGAGGTGGGTGGCCTCCCACGCAGAAGCAGGCGGCGGTAGCGGCCAAACGTGGCTGGCCGAGCGCGGCGATTTCGGCCGATTGTTCCTGGCGGGGGACAGCGCGGGAGGTAACATTGCGCACAACATTCTGGTGCGGACGCGGGCGGAGCCGCTTGAGAACGAGGTCAAGGTGGCCGGGTTGCTGCTGATACACCCTTTTTTCTGGGGCAAAGAGGCGGTGGGATCGGAGCCAACGGATCCGGTCTTCCGGCAGTGGCTGGAGACGACCTGGGGGTTCGTGTGCGGATGGAGCGCCGGGATTGAGGATCCTAGAGTGGACCCATTCCGGGACGAGGCGGCACTGAGGGAATTGCCTTGCCGACGGGTGCTGGTGAGCATCACGGAGATGGATTGGTTCAGGGAGAGAGGGAAGGAGTACTATGAGAGGCTGAGGGCGAGTGGGTGGGAGGGGGAGGCGGAGCTGGTGGAGACAGCGGAGGAGGAGCACGTCTACTTCCTGAGCAAGCCCAAATGCGACAAGGCGTTGGCGGAGATGGCCCGCTTCGTCGCCTTCATTGCTCGTGATTAG